The proteins below come from a single Miscanthus floridulus cultivar M001 chromosome 1, ASM1932011v1, whole genome shotgun sequence genomic window:
- the LOC136480138 gene encoding pentatricopeptide repeat-containing protein At4g21065-like isoform X1: protein MPPPLPSHVLSHPRRRFSTAPAWRYPPSAARAAEQHCLRLLERSSAPAAVLQSLAFVLKSGLHANPLVLTRLFAASASAAPALLEPLVAALLGPSVPIDAFLVNTLIRAHAASPLASARLRAAAFFPLMLRSSVLPNKFTFPFLLKACAALPGSPGVGLQSHAAALKFGFATDQYVSNTLIHMYSCFGGEFLGDARNVFDRMAKSSAVTWSAMIGGYVRGGLSSDAVGLFREMQASGVWPDEVTVIGVLAAAADLGALELARWVGRFMEREGIGKSVTLCNALIDTLAKCGDVDGAVAVFQGMEERTVVSWTSVIDALAMEGRGKEAVAVFEEMKTAGVRPDDVAFIGVLTACSHAGMVDEGYGYFDSMKMEYGIDPKIEHYGCMVDMFGRAGMVERAMEFVHMMPMKPNPIIWRTLVAACRAHGRLELGESITRNLLNEYPAHEANYVMLSNVYALTQRWEEKSEIRREMSKRGIKKVPGCSLVELDGEVHEFIAGDESHPQWKEIYLMVEEMARELRRVGHISATSEVLLDLDEEDKEGALQWHSEKLAIAFMLLRTPPGTQLRVVKNLRVCSDCHAAIKCISLVYKREIIVRDRSRFHRFKNGCCSCNDFW from the coding sequence ATGCCGCCGCCGCTTCCATCGCACGTTCTGTCGCATCCGCGCCGACGCTTCTCCACCGCACCGGCCTGGCGCTACCCGCCGTCTGCGGCGCGGGCCGCGGAGCAGCACTGCCTCCGCCTTCTAGAGCGCTCCTCCGCGCCGGCCGCCGTGCTGCAGTCCCTCGCCTTCGTCCTCAAGTCAGGCCTCCACGCCAACCCGCTCGTCCTCACCAGGCTCTTTGCGGCCTCCGCCTCCGCGGCGCCTGCGCTGCTCGAGCCCCTCGTCGCCGCGCTCCTCGGGCCCTCCGTCCCCATCGACGCGTTCCTCGTCAACACTCTCATCCGCGCGCACGCTGCCTCCCCGCTCGCTTCCGCccgcctccgcgccgccgccTTCTTTCCGCTCATGCTCCGCAGCTCCGTGTTGCCGAACAAATTCACCTTCCCGTTCCTCCTCAAGGCGTGCGCCGCGCTCCCGGGCTCCCCGGGCGTTGGGCTCCAGTCCCACGCCGCGGCTCTCAAGTTCGGGTTCGCCACCGACCAGTATGTTTCCAATACTCTCATACACATGTACTCCTGCTTCGGCGGTGAGTTCCTCGGGGACGCGCGGAATGTGTTCGACAGAATGGCCAAATCGAGTGCGGTTACTTGGAGCGCGATGATCGGCGGGTATGTGCGTGGGGGGCTGTCGAGTGACGCAGTTGGGCTGTTCAGGGAGATGCAGGCCAGCGGGGTGTGGCCAGATGAGGTCACAGTGATTGGTgttctagcagcagcagcagatttgGGAGCACTCGAGCTTGCTCGGTGGGTTGGGCGCTTCATGGAGAGGGAGGGGATTGGGAAATCTGTGACGCTGTGCAATGCGCTGATAGACACGCTCGCCAAGTGCGGTGACGTAGATGGGGCTGTGGCAGTGTTCCAAGGGATGGAGGAGCGGACTGTTGTGTCTTGGACCTCAGTGATTGATGCACTTGCAATGGAGGGTCGTGGGAAGGAGGCTGTGGCGGTGTTCGAGGAGATGAAGACTGCTGGCGTGCGGCCTGATGATGTTGCGTTCATCGGGGTGCTCACTGCGTGTAGCCATGCtggaatggttgatgaaggttaTGGCTACTTTGATTCAATGAAGATGGAATATGGCATTGATCCTAAGATCGAGCATTATGGCTGCATGGTTGACATGTTTGGTCGTGCTGGCATGGTCGAGCGAGCAATGGAATTTGTTCATATGATGCCCATGAAACCAAACCCAATAATATGGCGGACACTTGTTGCTGCATGCCGTGCCCATGGCAGGCTTGAGCTTGGTGAAAGCATCACCAGGAATCTTCTAAACGAGTACCCGGCTCATGAGGCCAACTATGTTATGCTCTCCAATGTCTACGCGCTGACACAGAGGTGGGAGGAGAAATCAGAGATTAGGAGAGAGATGAGCAAGAGAGGAATAAAAAAGGTGCCAGGTTGCAGCCTTGTTGAGCTTGATGGGGAGGTTCATGAATTCATAGCTGGAGATGAGTCGCACCCACAGTGGAAAGAGATATACCTGATGGTCGAGGAGATGGCAAGAGAGCTAAGGCGTGTTGGGCACATCTCAGCTACATCAGAGGTTCTCCTTGACCTTGATGAGGAGGATAAGGAGGGTGCACTTCAGTGGCACAGCGAGAAGCTGGCGATTGCATTTATGCTACTGAGGACTCCTCCTGGTACACAGCTCCGTGTGGTTAAGAATCTCCGGGTATGCTCGGATTGTCATGCAGCAATAAAGTGCATTTCACTGGTTTATAAGCGGGAGATCATAGTGCGTGATCGCAGCCGATTCCATCGCTTCAAGAATGGCTGCTGCTCGTGCAACGATTTCTGGTAA
- the LOC136480167 gene encoding uncharacterized protein isoform X2: protein MMAAAWPLSAVAGLLPASLSLTLLLATLVSILVLGAAAVFFEHIRKIGCMHSLERSAVSDAFFEDPNSLKKVPCPSVFDPPEKYISLIVPAYNEEHRLPEALTETLNYLKRRSTADKSFSYEVLIVDDGSTDRTSKVAFGFVKQHKIDNVRVLLLGRNHGKGEAVRKGMLHSRGELLLMLDADGATKVTDLEKLEAQVHALAKKAKSSPGTSTSSSHNLSDVEIAVFGSRAHLEKQALATRKWYRNFLMKGFHLVVLLTAGPGLKQFQCGFKMFTRAAARKLFTNIRLKRWCFDVELVYLCKRLRIPMIEVSVNWTEIPGSKVRMTSIMHMVFELLLIKVGYELGIWKIYS from the exons ATGATGGCCGCCGCATGGCCTCTCTCCGCCGTCGCCGGCCTTCTCCCGGCCTCCCTCTCGCTGACCCTCCTCCTCGCCACCCTC GTGTCCATCCTGGTGCTGGGCGCAGCGGCCGTCTTCTTCGAGCACATCCGCAAGATCGGATGCATGCACTC GCTGGAGAGGTCCGCCGTCTCGGACGCCTTCTTCGAGGACcccaactcgctcaagaag GTTCCCTGTCCGTCGGTTTTTGATCCTCCTGAGAAATATATTTCGTTGATAGTTCCTGCCTACAACGAGGAGCATCGACTCCCCGAGGCTCTTACAGAAACACTCAA CTACTTGAAGCGGCGATCAACTGCTGACAAGTCCTTTTCCTACGAG GTCTTGATTGTTGATGATGGTAGCACTGACCGGACCTCTAAAGTCGCTTTCGGTTTTGTAAAGCAACACAAGATTGATAATGTTAGAGTTCTTCTACTTGGGAGAAATCATGGGAAAGGTGAAGCAGTCCGAAAA GGAATGCTACATTCACGTGGTGAACTATTACTCATGCTTGATGCTGATGGTGCAACTAAAGTGACTGATTTGGAAAAGCTTGAAGCTCAG GTTCATGCATTGGCTAAGAAAGCTAAGTCTAGCCCAGGAACATCTACTAGTTCATCTCATAATCTATCTGATGTTGAAATTGCTGTTTTTGGTTCCCGAGCTCATCTAGAGAAGCAGGCTCTTGCAACA AGGAAATGGTATAGAAACTTTCTTATGAAAGGTTTCCATTTGGTAGTTTTGTTGACTGCTGGTCCTGGATTAAAG CAATTCCAGTGTGGGTTTAAGATGTTCACACGAGCAGCTGCAAGGAAGCTTTTCACAAATATCAGATTGAAGAG GTGGTGTTTTGATGTTGAGCTTGTATACCTGTGCAAGCGCCTGAGGATCCCAATGATAGAAGTATCTGTTAACTGGACCGAGATACCTGGATCCAAAGTCCGCATGACAAGCATCATGCACATGGTATTCGAGCTCCTGCTGATCAAAGTAGGTTATGAACTGGGGATATGGAAAATCTACTCGTAG
- the LOC136480138 gene encoding pentatricopeptide repeat-containing protein At5g48910-like isoform X2, with the protein MPPPLPSHVLSHPRRRFSTAPAWRYPPSAARAAEQHCLRLLERSSAPAAVLQSLAFVLKSGLHANPLVLTRLFAASASAAPALLEPLVAALLGPSVPIDAFLVNTLIRAHAASPLASARLRAAAFFPLMLRSSVLPNKFTFPFLLKACAALPGSPGVGLQSHAAALKFGFATDQYVSNTLIHMYSCFGGEFLGDARNVFDRMAKSSAVTWSAMIGGYVRGGLSSDAVGLFREMQASGVWPDEVTVIGVLAAAADLGALELARWVGRFMEREGIGKSVTLCNALIDTLAKCGDVDGAVAVFQGMEERTVVSWTSVIDALAMEGRGKEAVAVFEEMKTAGVRPDDVAFIGVLTACSHAGMVDEGYGYFDSMKMEYGIDPKIEHYGCMVDMFGRAGMVERAMEFVHMMPMKPNPIIWRTLVAACRAHGRLELGESITRNLLNEYPAHEANYVMLSNVYALTQRWEEKSEIRREMSKRGIKKVPGCSLVELDGEVHEFIAGDESHPQWKEIYLMVEEMARELRRVGHISATSEVLLDLDEEDKEGALQWHSEKLAIAFMLLRTPPGTQLRVVKNLRKMMVMIIYFKGASADLSRV; encoded by the exons ATGCCGCCGCCGCTTCCATCGCACGTTCTGTCGCATCCGCGCCGACGCTTCTCCACCGCACCGGCCTGGCGCTACCCGCCGTCTGCGGCGCGGGCCGCGGAGCAGCACTGCCTCCGCCTTCTAGAGCGCTCCTCCGCGCCGGCCGCCGTGCTGCAGTCCCTCGCCTTCGTCCTCAAGTCAGGCCTCCACGCCAACCCGCTCGTCCTCACCAGGCTCTTTGCGGCCTCCGCCTCCGCGGCGCCTGCGCTGCTCGAGCCCCTCGTCGCCGCGCTCCTCGGGCCCTCCGTCCCCATCGACGCGTTCCTCGTCAACACTCTCATCCGCGCGCACGCTGCCTCCCCGCTCGCTTCCGCccgcctccgcgccgccgccTTCTTTCCGCTCATGCTCCGCAGCTCCGTGTTGCCGAACAAATTCACCTTCCCGTTCCTCCTCAAGGCGTGCGCCGCGCTCCCGGGCTCCCCGGGCGTTGGGCTCCAGTCCCACGCCGCGGCTCTCAAGTTCGGGTTCGCCACCGACCAGTATGTTTCCAATACTCTCATACACATGTACTCCTGCTTCGGCGGTGAGTTCCTCGGGGACGCGCGGAATGTGTTCGACAGAATGGCCAAATCGAGTGCGGTTACTTGGAGCGCGATGATCGGCGGGTATGTGCGTGGGGGGCTGTCGAGTGACGCAGTTGGGCTGTTCAGGGAGATGCAGGCCAGCGGGGTGTGGCCAGATGAGGTCACAGTGATTGGTgttctagcagcagcagcagatttgGGAGCACTCGAGCTTGCTCGGTGGGTTGGGCGCTTCATGGAGAGGGAGGGGATTGGGAAATCTGTGACGCTGTGCAATGCGCTGATAGACACGCTCGCCAAGTGCGGTGACGTAGATGGGGCTGTGGCAGTGTTCCAAGGGATGGAGGAGCGGACTGTTGTGTCTTGGACCTCAGTGATTGATGCACTTGCAATGGAGGGTCGTGGGAAGGAGGCTGTGGCGGTGTTCGAGGAGATGAAGACTGCTGGCGTGCGGCCTGATGATGTTGCGTTCATCGGGGTGCTCACTGCGTGTAGCCATGCtggaatggttgatgaaggttaTGGCTACTTTGATTCAATGAAGATGGAATATGGCATTGATCCTAAGATCGAGCATTATGGCTGCATGGTTGACATGTTTGGTCGTGCTGGCATGGTCGAGCGAGCAATGGAATTTGTTCATATGATGCCCATGAAACCAAACCCAATAATATGGCGGACACTTGTTGCTGCATGCCGTGCCCATGGCAGGCTTGAGCTTGGTGAAAGCATCACCAGGAATCTTCTAAACGAGTACCCGGCTCATGAGGCCAACTATGTTATGCTCTCCAATGTCTACGCGCTGACACAGAGGTGGGAGGAGAAATCAGAGATTAGGAGAGAGATGAGCAAGAGAGGAATAAAAAAGGTGCCAGGTTGCAGCCTTGTTGAGCTTGATGGGGAGGTTCATGAATTCATAGCTGGAGATGAGTCGCACCCACAGTGGAAAGAGATATACCTGATGGTCGAGGAGATGGCAAGAGAGCTAAGGCGTGTTGGGCACATCTCAGCTACATCAGAGGTTCTCCTTGACCTTGATGAGGAGGATAAGGAGGGTGCACTTCAGTGGCACAGCGAGAAGCTGGCGATTGCATTTATGCTACTGAGGACTCCTCCTGGTACACAGCTCCGTGTGGTTAAGAATCTCCGG AAGATGATGGTAATGATAATTTATTTCAAGGGAGCTTCTGCAGATCTTTCAAG GGTTTAA
- the LOC136480167 gene encoding uncharacterized protein isoform X1 yields the protein MMAAAWPLSAVAGLLPASLSLTLLLATLVSILVLGAAAVFFEHIRKIGCMHSLERSAVSDAFFEDPNSLKKVPCPSVFDPPEKYISLIVPAYNEEHRLPEALTETLNYLKRRSTADKSFSYEVLIVDDGSTDRTSKVAFGFVKQHKIDNVRVLLLGRNHGKGEAVRKGMLHSRGELLLMLDADGATKVTDLEKLEAQVHALAKKAKSSPGTSTSSSHNLSDVEIAVFGSRAHLEKQALATRKWYRNFLMKGFHLVVLLTAGPGLKIHSVGLRCSHEQLQGSFSQISD from the exons ATGATGGCCGCCGCATGGCCTCTCTCCGCCGTCGCCGGCCTTCTCCCGGCCTCCCTCTCGCTGACCCTCCTCCTCGCCACCCTC GTGTCCATCCTGGTGCTGGGCGCAGCGGCCGTCTTCTTCGAGCACATCCGCAAGATCGGATGCATGCACTC GCTGGAGAGGTCCGCCGTCTCGGACGCCTTCTTCGAGGACcccaactcgctcaagaag GTTCCCTGTCCGTCGGTTTTTGATCCTCCTGAGAAATATATTTCGTTGATAGTTCCTGCCTACAACGAGGAGCATCGACTCCCCGAGGCTCTTACAGAAACACTCAA CTACTTGAAGCGGCGATCAACTGCTGACAAGTCCTTTTCCTACGAG GTCTTGATTGTTGATGATGGTAGCACTGACCGGACCTCTAAAGTCGCTTTCGGTTTTGTAAAGCAACACAAGATTGATAATGTTAGAGTTCTTCTACTTGGGAGAAATCATGGGAAAGGTGAAGCAGTCCGAAAA GGAATGCTACATTCACGTGGTGAACTATTACTCATGCTTGATGCTGATGGTGCAACTAAAGTGACTGATTTGGAAAAGCTTGAAGCTCAG GTTCATGCATTGGCTAAGAAAGCTAAGTCTAGCCCAGGAACATCTACTAGTTCATCTCATAATCTATCTGATGTTGAAATTGCTGTTTTTGGTTCCCGAGCTCATCTAGAGAAGCAGGCTCTTGCAACA AGGAAATGGTATAGAAACTTTCTTATGAAAGGTTTCCATTTGGTAGTTTTGTTGACTGCTGGTCCTGGATTAAAGATACACAG TGTGGGTTTAAGATGTTCACACGAGCAGCTGCAAGGAAGCTTTTCACAAATATCAGATTGA